In Streptococcus mitis, the DNA window TTGTAATTCTGATATTTCCCTGAAAAAGTGCGGACGGGAGGTAAAATTATCCAGTGGATGATTTTAGCCAACCAAGTAATTTCATCCCTATCAACCTTTTTTCTGTTCAAGTGGGACGACTGCTAGTGTCTTTCCTAAACTAGCTAGGACTTTTAAGACTGTGTCCAACTGAGGACTTGTCTTTCCTGTTTCCATCCTAGCTATGACAGGCTGGCTTACTCCACTAAGTTCTTCTAGCTTTTTCTGACTGATTCCTTGTTCATGCCTAGCCTCAATCAGCTCACTCATAATAGCCACTCGCATATCACTTTCAAGGATTTCCTCCTTGGTAAATAGTTCAGACCGGACATCCTTCCAATTACTCCCAATGGCACTATTCTTCATCACTTAACCCTCTTTCTTTTAAGTCCTTCAGTTCACGCTGTGCTTCTTAGAAATTATAACTTAAAAGTTATTAAAAGTACATCTGGACACTCATAAAAAGAAGACCTTATAATCATTCTAAAGGTCTCATTTTTATTATTCGAAAAAATTACGAGAAGAGTTATAAAGTACTGATAA includes these proteins:
- a CDS encoding helix-turn-helix domain-containing protein, which gives rise to MKNSAIGSNWKDVRSELFTKEEILESDMRVAIMSELIEARHEQGISQKKLEELSGVSQPVIARMETGKTSPQLDTVLKVLASLGKTLAVVPLEQKKG